In a genomic window of Hippoglossus stenolepis isolate QCI-W04-F060 chromosome 15, HSTE1.2, whole genome shotgun sequence:
- the ssh2b gene encoding protein phosphatase Slingshot homolog 2b isoform X1, producing MPPGVVTAPRSSSAGCFCVCCAGKMRPRLGDTSVVSQGDIYQLISESFLTVKGAALFLPRGNGSSSSSASRFSQLRSKHAGDIQQHLQTMFTLLRPEDNIKLAVRLESIHSGITRYMVVVSTNGRQDTEESVVLGMDFSPVDSSCSVGLVLPLWSDTLIHLDGDGGFSVSTDSRVHVFKPVSVQAMWSALQSLHKACDVARCHNYFPGSLFLTWVSYYQSRVSSDQVRINEWNTMRDLMSHRADSPVLFSDAPTERELTERQIKTSLKEIMMQKDLENVTCKEIRTELEMHMTCNLREFKEYIDNEMIVILGQMDSPTEIFDYVFLGSEWNASNLEELQNSGVQYILNVTREIDNFFPGVFEYHNIRVYDEEATDLLAYWNDTYKFITRAKKAGSKCLVHCKMGISRSAATVIAYAMKEFAWDLKKAFDYVKERRAVTKPNPSFMRQLEEYQGILLASRQRHNKLWRSHSDSDLSEHHEPLCKSLAKPHSLGRSDPHNQASSAPGPSVKELLESLGTSARAGKATRSTSQSDTGIQSNQLSSSSFQGVAALSGDAVPRGLEIPRFVAAKSRQLDPPRPESTAGSASPLSPPLSNGLCDAEEPPSSPPLSQPRAATVVPEPQKTDTVTVAQSVSVDQPHPPPSLHHLPLSPAPSPACTDEVIPPEVSSCPQPVTKKILVSVPEPMATQTPSTLSAGPQSLSVPVPVKNPDCDQQLCGSSLDGLAAHPPSTSDFISYPSAIPQDGEVLVGPSADHINFFSAREKFKGMSQDGKTPCAAVQQSPQVKSCAKEQQPQPEEVSTEEEKGKELIVPVQATGLKAAVHTEASSSGPQPQPQGPRDQEVRTSMQEMEDRNDPLQKEAENVKEEVKNKEDDEEEEDSARLYNDWTRGSVRRVTRQLEQKMKMEHETPTTSSSSPPSLSGGTSSSQRQAASIHPVAASQLQDASDCSQESFVSTEQEEQEEGPVKRESGDVVEIGALGNNDRSTKGHKLQPADGRLLSTSYPSNHFAHSPFASVNFLCLEGVTELESGTDWDCSPEGPHSDIIMRETWETLCELGAFLQQVSTAGAYKTSCVDQFFGLSAGSSQKRSSSIQKRVREVEARIRQAGLTPPSLMKRSASLAKLGCLELLANDLSEWELSRSSVSLLSEQHPVHTGDESKKQRVHNSPSEADQQPEVLEVDVEGLSEAGETSTGIPPPSYQSQQRRDVGNISPDSLHSHALSLIATRQPYGRTHPLRRLKKRTVSNLYHTM from the exons CATCAGTGAAAGTTTCCTGACAGTCAAAGGAGCCGCTCTTTTCTTACCTCGAGGAAatggctcctcctcttcttctgcctctCGTTTTTCACAGCTGCGCAGCAAACATGCAG gagACATCCAGCAGCACCTGCAAACCATGTTCACTCTCCTCAGACCAGAGGACAACATCAAACTG GCGGTTCGATTGGAGAGCATCCACTCTGGCATCACCCGCTACATGGTGGTGGTGTCAACCAATGGTCGTCAGGACACGGAGGAGAGCGTGGTGCTGGGAATGGACTTCAGTCCGGTAGACAG CTCATGTTCTGTTGGGCTGGTTTTGCCCTTGTGGAGCGACACGTTGATACATCTGGATGGAGATGG GGGTTTCAGTGTGTCAACTGATAGCAGAGTGCATGTCTTCAAGCCTGTTTCTGTGCAAGCCATGTG GTCGGCCCTCCAGTCACTCCACAAAGCGTGTGACGTGGCTCGTTGTCATAACTACTTCCCTGGCAGCTTGTTCCTCACCTGGGTCAGCTACTATCAAAGCAGGGTCTCCTCCGACCAAGTCCGCATCAATGAGTGGAACACCATGCGGGATTTGATGTCGCACCGTGCTGACTCACCCGTCCTCTTCTCCGATGC ACCTACTGAGAGAGAGCTGACCGAGCGGCAGATCAAAACCAGTCTGAAAGAAATCATGATGCAGAAGGACCTGGAGAATGTGACCTGTAAAGAG ATCCGAACAGAGCTGGAGATGCACATGACGTGCAACCTGCGAGAATTCAAGGAGTACATTGACAACGAGATGATTGTGATTCTGGGCCAGATGGACAGTCCCACAGAGATCTTCGATTACGTCTTTTTG GGATCTGAGTGGAATGCATCCAATTTGGAGGAGTTGCAGAACAGCGG GGTTCAGTACATCCTCAATGTAACAAGGGAGATAGATAACTTCTTCCCTGGTGTATTCGAGTACCACAACATCCGCGTGTATGACGAGGAGGCCACCGACCTGCTCGCCTATTGGAATGACACCTACAAGTTTATAACTAGAGCCAA GAAAGCTGGGTCCAAGTGTCTGGTGCACTGTAAAATGGGTATAAGTCGCTCTGCTGCCACCGTGATCGCATACGCCATGAAGGAGTTTGCATGGGATTTGAAAAAGGCCTTCGATTATGTCAAGGAGCGTCGAGCTGTGACCAAACCTAACCCCTCTTTCATGAGACAGCTGGAGGAGTATCAGGGAATACTGCTGGCCAG CCGGCAGAGGCACAACAAACTGTGGCGCTCTCACTCTGACAGCGACTTGTCCGAGCACCACGAGCCACTGTGCAAATCTTTAGCCAAGCCGCACAGCTTGGGTCGCTCTGACCCTCATAACCAGGCCAGCAGCGCGCCTGGTCCCTCTGTGAAAGAACTGCTGGAATCATTGGGAACTTCAGCCAGGGCCGGCAAAGCGACACGCTCCACTAGCCAGTCTGATACTGGCATCCAGTCCAATCAGCTCAGCTCTTCATCCTTTCAGGGGGTTGCAGCTCTATCAGGTGATGCTGTCCCTCGCGGCCTGGAGATTCCTCGTTTTGTTGCAGCAAAGAGCAGACAGCTGGATCCCCCCCGTCCTGAATCCACAGCTGGCTCCGCTTCTCCGTTATCTCCTCCGCTGTCCAATGGCTTATGTGACGCTGAGGAGCCGCCGTCATCACCTCCTTTATCCCAGCCAAGGGCCGCCACTGTGGTGCCTGAGCCTCAAAAGACAGATACGGTGACTGTTGCACAAAGTGTTTCGGTGGACCAGCCTCACCCGCCTCCCTCTCTtcaccacctccctctctctcccgctccGTCCCCAGCCTGCACGGACGAGGTTATCCCACCAGAGGTGTCATCCTGCCCTCAGCCTGTGACAAAAAAGATTCTAGTGTCCGTGCCTGAGCCCATGGCAACACAAACACCAAGCACACTATCAGCTGGACCCCAGAGTCTGTCTGTACCAGTGCCTGTCAAAAATCCAGACTGTGATCAGCAGCTGTGTGGCTCGTCTTTGGACGGTTTAGCAGCTCATCCTCCCTCCACTAGTGATTTCATCAGCTATCCCAGTGCCATTCCTCAAGACGGTGAAGTGTTGGTCGGCCCCAGTGCGGATCACATCAACTTTTTCAGTGCCAGGGAAAAGTTCAAGGGGATGAGTCAAGACGGTAAAACTCCTTGTGCTGCAGTGCAGCAGTCGCCCCAGGTGAAGAGTTGTGCCAAGGAACAGCAACCACAGCCTGAGGAGGTCTccactgaggaggagaaaggaaag GAATTGATTGTCCCTGTGCAGGCCACAGGACTGAAGGCTGCAGTGCACACAGAGGCTTCATCTTCTGGCCCTCAACCACAGCCTCAGGGCCCTCGGGACCAGGAGGTGAGGACGTCTATGCAGGAAATGGAGGATAGAAATGATCCATTGCAGAAGGAGGCTGAGAATgtaaaagaggaagtgaagaacaaagaggacgatgaggaggaagaggattcTGCTCGACTCTACAACGATTGGACGAGGGGCTCTGTGCGGCGGGTCACGCGACAGCTGgagcaaaaaatgaaaatggagcACGAGACTCCAacaacctcctcctcgtcaccACCATCCCTCTCTGGTGGCACATCCAGCTCACAGCGGCAGGCGGCCAGCATCCATCCGGTGGCTGCGTCTCAACTGCAGGATGCGTCTGATTGCTCGCAGGAGTCATTCGTTAGcacggagcaggaggagcaggaggagggaccAGTTAAAAGGGAGAGTGGTGATGTAGTTGAGATAGGAGCACTAGGAAATAATGACAGAAGCACAAAAGGACACAAACTCCAGCCTGCTGATGGTAGATTGCTCTCTACCTCTTATCCTTCCAATCACTTTGCCCACTCTCCCTTTGCCTCTGTGAACTTTCTGTGTCTGGAGGGCGTGACGGAGCTCGAGTCCGGCACCGACTGGGACTGCTCCCCAGAAGGACCCCACAGTGACATTATCATGAGGGAGACATGGGAGACTCTGTGTGAGCTGGGTGCCTTTCTGCAGCAGGTGAGCACGGCCGGAGCCTACAAGACCAGTTGTGTGGACCAGTTTTTCGGCCTCAGTGCTGGATCCTCTCAGAAGCGAAGTAGCAGCATCCAGAAGAGGGTCAGAGAGGTGGAGGCCAGGATTCGCCAGGCAGGGCTGACCCCTCCGTCCCTGATGAAGCGCTCCGCCTCTCTGGCCAAACTGGGCTGTCTGGAGCTGCTCGCCAACGACCTGAGCGAGTGGGAGCTCAGCcgctcctccgtctctctgctgtCAGAACAACATCCAGTTCACACGGGCGATGAGTCCAAGAAGCAGCGGGTGCACAACTCTCCTTCCGAGGCCGACCAGCAGCCCGAGGTCCTCGAAGTTGACGTGGAGGGGCTTTCTGAAGCTGGAGAAACCTCAACAGGAATCCCTCCACCCTCATATCAGAGTCAGCAGAGAAGAGACGTCGGCAACATTAGCCCAGATTCCCTGCATTCGCATGCGCTGTCGCTCATAGCCACAAGGCAGCCGTATGGAAGGACTCACCCACTGAGGCGGCTCAAGAAAAGAACTGTTAGCAACCTTTACCACACCATGTAA
- the ssh2b gene encoding protein phosphatase Slingshot homolog 2b isoform X2 → MALVTVQRSPTPSTSSSPCVSESGSGEDDRRSQPRSISESFLTVKGAALFLPRGNGSSSSSASRFSQLRSKHAGDIQQHLQTMFTLLRPEDNIKLAVRLESIHSGITRYMVVVSTNGRQDTEESVVLGMDFSPVDSSCSVGLVLPLWSDTLIHLDGDGGFSVSTDSRVHVFKPVSVQAMWSALQSLHKACDVARCHNYFPGSLFLTWVSYYQSRVSSDQVRINEWNTMRDLMSHRADSPVLFSDAPTERELTERQIKTSLKEIMMQKDLENVTCKEIRTELEMHMTCNLREFKEYIDNEMIVILGQMDSPTEIFDYVFLGSEWNASNLEELQNSGVQYILNVTREIDNFFPGVFEYHNIRVYDEEATDLLAYWNDTYKFITRAKKAGSKCLVHCKMGISRSAATVIAYAMKEFAWDLKKAFDYVKERRAVTKPNPSFMRQLEEYQGILLASRQRHNKLWRSHSDSDLSEHHEPLCKSLAKPHSLGRSDPHNQASSAPGPSVKELLESLGTSARAGKATRSTSQSDTGIQSNQLSSSSFQGVAALSGDAVPRGLEIPRFVAAKSRQLDPPRPESTAGSASPLSPPLSNGLCDAEEPPSSPPLSQPRAATVVPEPQKTDTVTVAQSVSVDQPHPPPSLHHLPLSPAPSPACTDEVIPPEVSSCPQPVTKKILVSVPEPMATQTPSTLSAGPQSLSVPVPVKNPDCDQQLCGSSLDGLAAHPPSTSDFISYPSAIPQDGEVLVGPSADHINFFSAREKFKGMSQDGKTPCAAVQQSPQVKSCAKEQQPQPEEVSTEEEKGKELIVPVQATGLKAAVHTEASSSGPQPQPQGPRDQEVRTSMQEMEDRNDPLQKEAENVKEEVKNKEDDEEEEDSARLYNDWTRGSVRRVTRQLEQKMKMEHETPTTSSSSPPSLSGGTSSSQRQAASIHPVAASQLQDASDCSQESFVSTEQEEQEEGPVKRESGDVVEIGALGNNDRSTKGHKLQPADGRLLSTSYPSNHFAHSPFASVNFLCLEGVTELESGTDWDCSPEGPHSDIIMRETWETLCELGAFLQQVSTAGAYKTSCVDQFFGLSAGSSQKRSSSIQKRVREVEARIRQAGLTPPSLMKRSASLAKLGCLELLANDLSEWELSRSSVSLLSEQHPVHTGDESKKQRVHNSPSEADQQPEVLEVDVEGLSEAGETSTGIPPPSYQSQQRRDVGNISPDSLHSHALSLIATRQPYGRTHPLRRLKKRTVSNLYHTM, encoded by the exons CATCAGTGAAAGTTTCCTGACAGTCAAAGGAGCCGCTCTTTTCTTACCTCGAGGAAatggctcctcctcttcttctgcctctCGTTTTTCACAGCTGCGCAGCAAACATGCAG gagACATCCAGCAGCACCTGCAAACCATGTTCACTCTCCTCAGACCAGAGGACAACATCAAACTG GCGGTTCGATTGGAGAGCATCCACTCTGGCATCACCCGCTACATGGTGGTGGTGTCAACCAATGGTCGTCAGGACACGGAGGAGAGCGTGGTGCTGGGAATGGACTTCAGTCCGGTAGACAG CTCATGTTCTGTTGGGCTGGTTTTGCCCTTGTGGAGCGACACGTTGATACATCTGGATGGAGATGG GGGTTTCAGTGTGTCAACTGATAGCAGAGTGCATGTCTTCAAGCCTGTTTCTGTGCAAGCCATGTG GTCGGCCCTCCAGTCACTCCACAAAGCGTGTGACGTGGCTCGTTGTCATAACTACTTCCCTGGCAGCTTGTTCCTCACCTGGGTCAGCTACTATCAAAGCAGGGTCTCCTCCGACCAAGTCCGCATCAATGAGTGGAACACCATGCGGGATTTGATGTCGCACCGTGCTGACTCACCCGTCCTCTTCTCCGATGC ACCTACTGAGAGAGAGCTGACCGAGCGGCAGATCAAAACCAGTCTGAAAGAAATCATGATGCAGAAGGACCTGGAGAATGTGACCTGTAAAGAG ATCCGAACAGAGCTGGAGATGCACATGACGTGCAACCTGCGAGAATTCAAGGAGTACATTGACAACGAGATGATTGTGATTCTGGGCCAGATGGACAGTCCCACAGAGATCTTCGATTACGTCTTTTTG GGATCTGAGTGGAATGCATCCAATTTGGAGGAGTTGCAGAACAGCGG GGTTCAGTACATCCTCAATGTAACAAGGGAGATAGATAACTTCTTCCCTGGTGTATTCGAGTACCACAACATCCGCGTGTATGACGAGGAGGCCACCGACCTGCTCGCCTATTGGAATGACACCTACAAGTTTATAACTAGAGCCAA GAAAGCTGGGTCCAAGTGTCTGGTGCACTGTAAAATGGGTATAAGTCGCTCTGCTGCCACCGTGATCGCATACGCCATGAAGGAGTTTGCATGGGATTTGAAAAAGGCCTTCGATTATGTCAAGGAGCGTCGAGCTGTGACCAAACCTAACCCCTCTTTCATGAGACAGCTGGAGGAGTATCAGGGAATACTGCTGGCCAG CCGGCAGAGGCACAACAAACTGTGGCGCTCTCACTCTGACAGCGACTTGTCCGAGCACCACGAGCCACTGTGCAAATCTTTAGCCAAGCCGCACAGCTTGGGTCGCTCTGACCCTCATAACCAGGCCAGCAGCGCGCCTGGTCCCTCTGTGAAAGAACTGCTGGAATCATTGGGAACTTCAGCCAGGGCCGGCAAAGCGACACGCTCCACTAGCCAGTCTGATACTGGCATCCAGTCCAATCAGCTCAGCTCTTCATCCTTTCAGGGGGTTGCAGCTCTATCAGGTGATGCTGTCCCTCGCGGCCTGGAGATTCCTCGTTTTGTTGCAGCAAAGAGCAGACAGCTGGATCCCCCCCGTCCTGAATCCACAGCTGGCTCCGCTTCTCCGTTATCTCCTCCGCTGTCCAATGGCTTATGTGACGCTGAGGAGCCGCCGTCATCACCTCCTTTATCCCAGCCAAGGGCCGCCACTGTGGTGCCTGAGCCTCAAAAGACAGATACGGTGACTGTTGCACAAAGTGTTTCGGTGGACCAGCCTCACCCGCCTCCCTCTCTtcaccacctccctctctctcccgctccGTCCCCAGCCTGCACGGACGAGGTTATCCCACCAGAGGTGTCATCCTGCCCTCAGCCTGTGACAAAAAAGATTCTAGTGTCCGTGCCTGAGCCCATGGCAACACAAACACCAAGCACACTATCAGCTGGACCCCAGAGTCTGTCTGTACCAGTGCCTGTCAAAAATCCAGACTGTGATCAGCAGCTGTGTGGCTCGTCTTTGGACGGTTTAGCAGCTCATCCTCCCTCCACTAGTGATTTCATCAGCTATCCCAGTGCCATTCCTCAAGACGGTGAAGTGTTGGTCGGCCCCAGTGCGGATCACATCAACTTTTTCAGTGCCAGGGAAAAGTTCAAGGGGATGAGTCAAGACGGTAAAACTCCTTGTGCTGCAGTGCAGCAGTCGCCCCAGGTGAAGAGTTGTGCCAAGGAACAGCAACCACAGCCTGAGGAGGTCTccactgaggaggagaaaggaaag GAATTGATTGTCCCTGTGCAGGCCACAGGACTGAAGGCTGCAGTGCACACAGAGGCTTCATCTTCTGGCCCTCAACCACAGCCTCAGGGCCCTCGGGACCAGGAGGTGAGGACGTCTATGCAGGAAATGGAGGATAGAAATGATCCATTGCAGAAGGAGGCTGAGAATgtaaaagaggaagtgaagaacaaagaggacgatgaggaggaagaggattcTGCTCGACTCTACAACGATTGGACGAGGGGCTCTGTGCGGCGGGTCACGCGACAGCTGgagcaaaaaatgaaaatggagcACGAGACTCCAacaacctcctcctcgtcaccACCATCCCTCTCTGGTGGCACATCCAGCTCACAGCGGCAGGCGGCCAGCATCCATCCGGTGGCTGCGTCTCAACTGCAGGATGCGTCTGATTGCTCGCAGGAGTCATTCGTTAGcacggagcaggaggagcaggaggagggaccAGTTAAAAGGGAGAGTGGTGATGTAGTTGAGATAGGAGCACTAGGAAATAATGACAGAAGCACAAAAGGACACAAACTCCAGCCTGCTGATGGTAGATTGCTCTCTACCTCTTATCCTTCCAATCACTTTGCCCACTCTCCCTTTGCCTCTGTGAACTTTCTGTGTCTGGAGGGCGTGACGGAGCTCGAGTCCGGCACCGACTGGGACTGCTCCCCAGAAGGACCCCACAGTGACATTATCATGAGGGAGACATGGGAGACTCTGTGTGAGCTGGGTGCCTTTCTGCAGCAGGTGAGCACGGCCGGAGCCTACAAGACCAGTTGTGTGGACCAGTTTTTCGGCCTCAGTGCTGGATCCTCTCAGAAGCGAAGTAGCAGCATCCAGAAGAGGGTCAGAGAGGTGGAGGCCAGGATTCGCCAGGCAGGGCTGACCCCTCCGTCCCTGATGAAGCGCTCCGCCTCTCTGGCCAAACTGGGCTGTCTGGAGCTGCTCGCCAACGACCTGAGCGAGTGGGAGCTCAGCcgctcctccgtctctctgctgtCAGAACAACATCCAGTTCACACGGGCGATGAGTCCAAGAAGCAGCGGGTGCACAACTCTCCTTCCGAGGCCGACCAGCAGCCCGAGGTCCTCGAAGTTGACGTGGAGGGGCTTTCTGAAGCTGGAGAAACCTCAACAGGAATCCCTCCACCCTCATATCAGAGTCAGCAGAGAAGAGACGTCGGCAACATTAGCCCAGATTCCCTGCATTCGCATGCGCTGTCGCTCATAGCCACAAGGCAGCCGTATGGAAGGACTCACCCACTGAGGCGGCTCAAGAAAAGAACTGTTAGCAACCTTTACCACACCATGTAA